Proteins co-encoded in one Saprospira grandis genomic window:
- a CDS encoding sigma-70 family RNA polymerase sigma factor: MEEHSLPDEENQEQEPQKEEREVTAEELQVFNEELMPQINALYNFAYHLTYNEDDANDLVQETYLKAYRFIHRYQPGTNAKAWLFKILKNAFINQYRKKSKRPQKVDYEDIVSYHDTEDASYVDFMDLRQEIFQGMIGDEVTTAINSLAVDFRTVILLCDIEGFTYEEIAKIIDVPIGTVRSRLHRARNMLKEQLRSYAEKLGYKDYRGQKNK, from the coding sequence ATGGAAGAGCACTCTCTACCCGATGAGGAAAACCAAGAACAGGAACCTCAAAAAGAAGAACGAGAAGTCACTGCAGAAGAACTGCAGGTCTTTAATGAGGAACTTATGCCTCAAATTAATGCCTTGTACAACTTTGCCTATCATCTGACTTACAATGAAGATGATGCAAATGACCTGGTACAAGAAACTTATCTCAAGGCCTATCGGTTTATACATCGATACCAGCCCGGAACCAATGCCAAAGCTTGGCTCTTTAAGATTCTGAAAAATGCCTTCATTAATCAGTATCGCAAAAAGAGTAAACGTCCGCAAAAGGTGGATTATGAGGACATTGTGAGCTATCATGATACCGAAGATGCAAGTTATGTAGATTTCATGGACCTCCGCCAAGAAATCTTTCAAGGCATGATTGGCGATGAGGTAACCACCGCAATTAATTCTCTAGCTGTAGATTTTCGCACCGTCATTTTGCTCTGCGATATTGAAGGCTTTACCTATGAGGAAATTGCCAAAATTATTGATGTCCCTATCGGTACGGTGCGCTCGCGTCTGCACCGCGCTCGTAATATGCTCAAAGAGCAGCTGCGTAGCTATGCCGAAAAGTTAGGATATAAGGATTATAGAGGCCAAAAAAATAAATAA
- a CDS encoding T9SS C-terminal target domain-containing protein, which produces MKKPILLFAASLFSLASWAQLPRLEAPDFIEYESQQEADFLLPIAEENSDFSYAGLQAARNLKEVNMEGSTDAYPWLSRDGLRLFWTQTFEGQDKIVQAERPNLETPFGPAKVMGLNMEGLDNMSIWLSEDELTAVHTVREEGKIDLYFSQRKNKKEEFSTAAAILSLEGVADLEFISAPSLTQDLGELYVYHSGSNGQQILRFKLGAFPGLYQFEDVLIEGADIEPGHLSHDGLRFVCNNAQRELLIFERSSLSEEWVAQESIPLPSDFSQVAFSEQEMVMVYSHDRFWESNQLHLAKSLFASKSERLAAESPEKLQLKLYPHPVQQRFTVAPLLPKGASLERAELYGLAGQKLKEFPLEGQKAQYEFDLGNLPSGSYILRLSGQGFLPVSQLVVKQ; this is translated from the coding sequence ATGAAAAAGCCAATCTTATTATTTGCAGCCAGTTTGTTTTCGCTGGCCAGCTGGGCGCAGCTTCCCCGCTTAGAAGCGCCTGATTTTATTGAATATGAAAGCCAGCAAGAGGCTGATTTTTTGCTGCCCATAGCAGAGGAAAACAGTGATTTTAGCTATGCTGGTTTGCAGGCTGCCCGCAACCTCAAGGAGGTCAATATGGAGGGCAGCACCGATGCTTACCCTTGGTTATCTCGGGATGGTTTGCGTTTATTTTGGACCCAAACTTTTGAGGGGCAGGATAAAATTGTGCAAGCCGAGCGGCCCAATTTAGAAACGCCTTTTGGTCCAGCCAAAGTCATGGGTCTAAATATGGAAGGGCTAGATAATATGTCTATTTGGCTATCTGAAGATGAGTTGACTGCGGTGCATACAGTAAGAGAAGAAGGTAAAATTGACCTTTATTTCTCTCAGCGGAAAAATAAAAAAGAAGAATTTTCGACGGCTGCGGCTATCCTTAGCTTGGAAGGTGTTGCCGATCTAGAATTTATTTCGGCTCCTAGCTTAACTCAAGATTTAGGAGAACTTTATGTTTATCACTCTGGAAGCAACGGCCAACAAATTTTGCGCTTCAAGTTGGGGGCTTTTCCGGGGCTCTACCAATTTGAGGATGTGCTGATAGAAGGGGCTGATATAGAGCCCGGGCATCTATCGCATGATGGATTGCGTTTTGTTTGCAATAATGCGCAGCGCGAATTGCTCATTTTTGAGCGCAGCAGTTTATCGGAAGAATGGGTAGCGCAAGAATCTATTCCCTTGCCCAGCGATTTTAGTCAAGTTGCCTTTTCGGAGCAAGAAATGGTTATGGTCTATTCTCATGACCGCTTTTGGGAGTCTAACCAATTGCATTTGGCCAAAAGTCTATTTGCCTCTAAAAGCGAGCGCCTAGCGGCAGAAAGTCCCGAAAAGCTGCAGCTAAAACTCTATCCGCATCCTGTACAGCAGCGTTTTACGGTAGCGCCACTTTTGCCCAAGGGGGCCAGTTTGGAGCGGGCCGAGCTCTATGGTTTGGCTGGACAAAAGCTCAAGGAGTTTCCTTTAGAGGGGCAAAAAGCCCAATATGAATTTGACTTAGGCAATTTGCCTTCTGGCAGTTATATCTTGCGTTTATCGGGCCAAGGCTTTTTGCCTGTTTCGCAGTTGGTGGTCAAGCAATAA